The sequence CCAGATAAAGATCCTGAAGCAACAGCATCTGATCGGCCAGAAAGGAGAGAATTTCAGTCTGACAGTTGCCGGGGAGATAATTGTCAAGAACATGCTGCCGCTTCTGGAGATGTCAAGGGTGATAGAGGAGAACAAGGACTTCTGGACCTCCCGGAACTACGAGGCGATACCACCTCATCTTTTCAACAGGCTCATGGAGCTTGGTCACTACTTTTTGATAGAGCCCGATATCAACCACCTTTTCGAGCTTCCAAGAGAGTTTACGGACAATATCCCCAGGTCAAAGAGCATAATGACATTTGCATCATATCTCCATCCAACTTTTCCTGCTCTCTATTCAGAGGCATCGGGTTCAGTGAACGATATCTCCCTGTTCTTAACAGTACAGGCTTTTGAGAAACTTAAGAACGAATACAGCAGCGAGTTTGACAGAATTATGAGATCAGGCAATGCCAGGATCTATCTCTTAAACCAGAATCCGAAACTGCCAATGATAACAGTGACAGACTGGTTCGGTTATATCTGTCTTTTCAATGAAGAAGGCAGATACGACCACAGAGATATAATCAGTTTTGACGACAGCGCTCTGAAATGGTGCCGTGAGCTTTTCGAATCTTACAGGAAAGACTCAGAGGAAGTACTTCGGTAATGAGTAGTAGGGATGCAAAATGGGATCATCTTTAATGGATACTGTCTGGTTCTCAGATAAAAGAAGGAAATTACTCCTGTTCCTGCTGGAGGGGGCAAAAGGTCCCGAGGAGATCAAGGATGCTTTCGACGTGTCATGGCACTCGCTGATACTTCCTCTCAAAGAGCTCAGGGAAGATGAGCTCATACTGAACAATGACAGCATGTATGAACTCTCCAGCATTGGAAAAATGATAGCTGAGAATGTGAAGCCCATCGACGGGATACTGAATCTTCTTGAAGACAACACTGATTACTGGGCAGACCGTGATCTGGGAGAGATCCCTCCGCAACTGCTGGACCGCATCGGGGAAATAGATGATTATACTATAGTCGAGCCTGACCTGAACAACATGTTCGAGCTTCCTGAACGTTTCCTTCAGTCGCTTCACTCAGCCAGTCGCATACATGTGGTTTTCTCTATCTACCATCCACTGTATCCAAGGCTCTATTGCCAGATTGCAAGAAAAGGAATCCCAATAGAGCTCATCCTCACTGAATCCGTGCTTCTGAGGATGCGCGAGGATTGCATGGAAGAGATGGAAAATGTCCTGCAGCTCCCAAACATGCAGCTTTTTGTCTGTGATAAGAATACTGTCCCTCCATCACTTGTCAACACAGATAGAATGTTCCTTGCCGGTCTTTTTACCAAAGGCGGGAGATACGATCACAGGGATGTACTAAGCTTTGCTAAAGGGTCAATTGAATGGGGCAGGTGCCTCTTCGACTACTACAAAAAGGATTCCCGGGAATTATCCAGCTTATCGCCTTAATCAGCGTTGCCCGGACCAGCTCCCAGAAAGTTTCCTGGCAAGAGGTATGTGTAAATGCAACAAAAGGATCTGTCAATCAAAGCCAAACTGATCGCATATATAGTAATAGGCGTCTTCCTTGTGCTTGCCGCATCAACAGCAGTAAGCATCTCCACAGTAACAGCGCAACAGAGGGAGCTGGCATATCTGCAGTCCGTGGAGATGGCAAGGGATTACGCAAACCAGTTCGACGGGGACATGAAGGCAAACGAGGCCATTGCACATACCCTTGGAAAAACCATGGAACAGTATAATTCTGCGGACAGGGAGGAAGTTAATAATATTCTTAAGAATATTATGATGGAAAATCCTGCCCTTACAGGGGTCTATGTAGGATATGAACCAAACGCTTTTGACGGGCGGGATAGTGAGTACGTCAATGCCCCGGGACACGACTCAACGGGAAGGTTCGTACCCTACTGGAACACCATACAGGGTTCTGTGAGTGTTGAGCCCCTTGTTTCCTATGAAGAGTTAGACTATTACCAAGTTCCAAAAAGGACAGAGGCTGCACTCGTCACTGAGCCGTATTTTTACCAGGGTATTTTCATGGTGAGCTATGATATGCCTATAATGAAAGACGGAGAGTTTTTAGGCGTAGCCGGGGTCGATGTGTCCCTTCAGTATATTGACGATGTTGTAAGTGAGATAAGG comes from Methanolobus chelungpuianus and encodes:
- a CDS encoding helix-turn-helix transcriptional regulator, with the translated sequence MKTSLVNTVWFSEKRKNLLLLLSEGTRDIEQIKKSLNVTTRAIMPQIKILKQQHLIGQKGENFSLTVAGEIIVKNMLPLLEMSRVIEENKDFWTSRNYEAIPPHLFNRLMELGHYFLIEPDINHLFELPREFTDNIPRSKSIMTFASYLHPTFPALYSEASGSVNDISLFLTVQAFEKLKNEYSSEFDRIMRSGNARIYLLNQNPKLPMITVTDWFGYICLFNEEGRYDHRDIISFDDSALKWCRELFESYRKDSEEVLR
- a CDS encoding helix-turn-helix transcriptional regulator; translation: MGSSLMDTVWFSDKRRKLLLFLLEGAKGPEEIKDAFDVSWHSLILPLKELREDELILNNDSMYELSSIGKMIAENVKPIDGILNLLEDNTDYWADRDLGEIPPQLLDRIGEIDDYTIVEPDLNNMFELPERFLQSLHSASRIHVVFSIYHPLYPRLYCQIARKGIPIELILTESVLLRMREDCMEEMENVLQLPNMQLFVCDKNTVPPSLVNTDRMFLAGLFTKGGRYDHRDVLSFAKGSIEWGRCLFDYYKKDSRELSSLSP